ATCTGAGATTCTGTTGTGAAAACCATAGGTTACCCGGGAGGTTTTAGTAGCCAGCAAGGAGGATGATGCAAGATCCAATTCCTGCATTTGTTGCATGGTCGCCTTCAGTTGTGAGGACAAGATTTCTGTGTGTTGCTTTTCTTCTTTAAGTTTGGCCTTCAACTCATTTTTGATACTGagcatttgctcctccatcctcAGGAGCTCTTCAGCATGCTGTAATTTGAGTTGCTCTATTTTAACTTCTGTTTGCTCCTCCATGGTTCTGACAGTCTCCTTAAGAACATGAGTTATCTCCTCAAGCTCCCtggatttattttgcatttgctcTTTAAGCGGTATGTGTTTGTCATCCTCATCTGATAACGAGAATGTTTGGGCCTCTTCTTGTGAATCAAGATGCTCACCTTCTAAGGGCAAAATAGATGTGTTAGCAAATGGCATTTCGCAAATAACTTGGTTATTCTCATTTGCGGTTTGCTCGTTTTCCAGTGTTTCTGCATCAGAGTTTGCCGCAAGAATCTTCTCAGTTTGAAGCTGTTCTATGTAAGTTTGCTGTTCCTTAATCTGAGAAACCAGAGAATTGTTTGCCTGCTTTAACTTATCTATTTGCTCCAGGGAATTCTGGGCATCTGCTTTTAATTTCTGAATATCAGATTCCAACTTAACGTTTTTGTTGTATATTGCTTCAAGGTTTGCCTGCTTACAATTCTCTTGCTCTAGGGAAACTTTAAGTGTTTCATGGGTTACACGTAAAGACTCCAACTCAGCAACTAATGCAGAACTGGATTGTTGTTCTTTCTGCGTTTCCTCCAAACATGCAGATAGCTGTGATGCTTCAAGTGCACTCTTTGCATAGTCTTCTTTGATGGACTCAAGCTCTGATTGTAGGATGGACCTCTGTGCCTCACTCTCACATAACTTTGCTTCCAGAACACTGATGTTGCCTTGCAGTGCCTCTACTTGTGCATCAAATGAATTAATGCAGGATTCATTATCTTCAAGATCCATCTGCAACATTTCAAGCTGTACTTTGATTTTGctcatgttaatgtttttttcgTTCAGTGCCTCTAACAATTTAGCTTGCTCAGATTGAGCCTCCTGAACCTTTCCTTTCAAAGATTCAATCTCATAGGATTTTGCAGCTTCTTGGCTTTTTAAATCTGCCAAAGTAGTTTTGAGACTTTCTATCTCCTGCTCATGTGGAGATGCACTTTGTTTCAAGTCTTGTAGTTCCTTTGCAACATTCTGATAGGAATCAGTGACCTCTCTGAGTTGGTCCTTAGATAAGTCAAGATCTTCCTTCAACTTTACCTTTTCAAGAGCAGCTTCCTCTAGTTTCTCTGAAGCATTTTTGGCCTCTACGTATTTGCTCTGTAATTCTGCCTCAAGAACAGTGATTTGCTCCTCTaaactcttttgttttttaagatgagtttctatttcaaaaacatgGACTTCAGATTCCTTGTTGTGTCTTTCAGTGAGGTTCTTAATACTTGTCTCTAATAACACTTTTTCTTCAGATATGCCTTGCAAATTTTTTTCCAGACTTAAATTCTGCTCTACAGATGAGTCAAACCGTTTCTGAAAACTTTCTAGTGAATCCTTTAGTGTGGTAGACAAATGATTTGAGGCTTCAAGCTCAGTTTGTATAAACACAATCTTTTCTGCCATTGCATCTTTTTCAGCAAGTGCTCCTGTCATTTCAGAAACCTGTTTAAGAAGATTTTCTTTCTCTTGGCACACAACATCATGGAAATTCTGGAGGCTTTCATACTTCTCAGCTAGATCATTAGCTTTATTTTCGACCTCTTGTTGTTTCATTTTGAGTTGTGCATTATCATGCTCCAAGCTTGATgccttccttctttcttgttcTATGCCTTCAGCAAGATTCTCAGCTATTGCCTTATGATTTTCCAACTCCATGGCGGTCTGAACTTGTAATTCCTTTACTTTCTCCAGGGAACTTCTGGATTCTTCTGCCTCAGAAAAAAGACAATTATACTGCTCTTCAAGAGAGCAGAAGGACTTATTCTTTTGTAGCAGAGATTCAACTTCATGAATAAGAtctttttccctcttttccaCTAAAGAAACTTTCTCTGCAAGATCTTCTTTGACTTTAGAAAGATCATCATATTTTCCTAGGACATCTGCGTTTAGATCTTTTTGAGACTTTATGTCTGATTCCAAGAGGGCAATCTTCTTCAGTACCTCCTGCAGGGATGTTTCCACATTCAGTTTTTCTTGTTCCAGCTCTTTGTTTTGTACAAGGCGGTCTTCACATTCTTTAGCTAACATGTTTTTCTCCTCTTTGAATTTCTCTAGCTCCTGCTCTTGCAAGGCAAAGGTTTCCTGAAGATGCTCAATCTCAGTTCTGTTCATTTCAATAATAGAGTCCTTTGATTTAGCCAGGACGCAAGCACTTTCATATTCGGCAAGGAGTTGACAATGGGTCTTCTCCAATCCTTCCACTTTACTTGTTTTTTGATGCAGTTTAGCTTCAAGCTCACTCACATGCTCCTGCATCAGAGTGATTTGTTGTTTCAAATTGTCCACCTCCTTATTATGCTTTTGATGTGTCTCACTAAACTGCTGTTGAAGCTCCTCATATACTCTACCCTTTTCCTCCAGCTCCACACATTTTACAAGCAGTTCACCTTTGAGTGAATCAATCTGACCAGATAGGCAAATCTTCTCGTTTTCTAAATCCTGCATTCTTTTCTGGAGACCATCATGAGCATCACTGAGTTTGGCCTTGTCACTCTCCAGATCTTCAATTTTCCTCAGCATTTCTTCGCGGTTGGATTCAGTGTTATTAATCAACTGTTCCTTTTCGGTTTTCCACTGCAGAAGAGCCTCATAGTCTTTCTTCATCTCAGCAACTTCTTTCTGACAGGAGCTTGAGGTCATTTTGAggtcttcattttctttctccATAACACAAATCTTTTTGGCTTTGAGTTCAACTTCATCAACTAGTTTTTGCAACTCAGCCTGAGTCTTCATATTCATTGCTTCTGTTTCAGCCAGAGTTTTTTTGGCATTTTCCAATTCTTGAGCAGATGATTCACTTTGGCGGTCCAATTTTTTGCGAAGCTCAGTCAGTTCTtcactctgtgtttgtgtcttaACTGAAAGtagcaaattaaaatgataagATGAAGTATTTCCTTAGATTCTTTTcaaagtctttttaaaaatgttatattgtagTACATTTAATTGGTACATTAAACTTAACATAGCATACCTTTTAAATCATCTACCATTGTTCGGCTTTTGACAAGGTTTTgctcaatattttgtttttccactTCAAGTTGTTTGACACTTTTCATTCCTTGATCTAACTGACAACTGAGAGTATTCTTCTCTCTCTGCATCTCCTAGGATAAGAAGAAACAACACATTCAAATGCTGGCATACTCCATAAAGTAAAATCTGTtattattaaatggaaaaaagccAACTAATACATTATCTTTAACAGATACACAGGCAGCTTACATCAAATTTCTTCTTCAGCTCTGTCTCCTTCACTTGACTGGCCTGTAATGCCTGTTCAGACCTGAGAAGTTTCTGTTTCAGCTCCTCTAAATCTTTCTCCAGTCGATTCTTTAGAGCAGTTACCTTTGAAACCAATGGCATTTTTTCTTGTGATTATGCATTTTTGGGTTAAGTTATTGGTAATAAACAAAGGGAGAAATATAATCAACAGAAATGTGTTATTCATAACATTCCTAAAACATTATTCATAGCTGAATTTTCTAATTACCTTATCCATATCTGACTGCATAACATTGTAGTCTTTTTTGGCTTGCTGGATCTCCatactcattttatttttcacctgGTTAAACTGCTGATCAAGAGCTTGATGGGAGCTTTGAAGTTGTGCAAGTTCCTGAAATGAGCAAGAGGacaaacatttgtcatttttaactcATCCaatattcagaaaaataaaacatgttaaatgaattatatttgacCGTAAGGCAAGACCttttgactctctctctcctggtcctTGATTTTCTGCTCCAGAGATCTATGCATGCTTTCAGCATTATGTCTTTGACAGTTCATCTCCTCTGTTACCTGCTTCAGCTTCATCTCAAGGGATGAACACTGAGGAGGCAAATCAACCAAAGATCAAATACTACATTTACACAATATAACCTACTGTTCAACCAAATGACTGCACAACACACAACATATTAAATGCATACAGCGGCCTCTAAAACTGGACACCTAACGCTGGAATATCTTGATACATTATACATAAAATctaatcaattttaaaacatcaagCCAAGtggcaattatttttaataaacaaccacaattttgaagcaaaatagttcaaaacatttttgtgcaatGATTTTCCTAAAAAAGTTTGCTTAGGTTAGCTTTAAAATAAGCGTTATTTGCtttaacattttgtaatataatacaaggacataaatataatttaagtgtttttaagttTTCAAATACTTTCTGGGGCCACTGTATATAAAACAACTTAATAACTTAACTTAaaagataagataaaatataaatgcattaagCTGACCTAGGGTACATTACCTTAGAAACAGACTGCTCATACTGCCCTGTAGTCTTTGTGAGTTCATCTCTGGACTTGCTGAGGAGTTTGTCCTTTTCTGCCAGATCTTTCCTGGCCATTTCGAGTTGACTTTGAATTTCACTGAATTTATTGATCTGATTCTTCATTTCCTTCTCTTGAGCATGAAGACGGAGCTCTAACTCAGAAACCCTTGACCTCATATCTGAgcagcataagaaaaaaaaaaaagaggaagcaaAATGTGTTACCTTAAGGCATATGAAGATTATCACTGTAGTGCTGTATTcagaagtatatttttatttacatcataAAAATTAAATCCATCTGTCAGGTCAGACCAACCTTGATTTATATTCTTAAGCTGTTCCATCTGCTGTGATCCAGCTGTGTCATTTTGAGTGCTTGATGTGAACTGCTGGTGGGGCTTAAGTGGTGTGTCATCATAAGACCATGACATCCCAGAGGGTCCATTTCTTCTCCTAGAGGGTGTCTCCATCACAGTCAGAGACTGATGACTGTGTGTTTGGTCTTGCTGCCAAGGGAAAACTGAGGACCCTGCCTGCTGTCTTGCAATGTCTTTATGGCTGACTGCAGACTGGTTCAGAAGCTTCAagagttatgaaaaaaaaaaaggagcttcATTATTACtatttagtaaattaatataataactaacTACAAGGCTCTTTTcacaaaatatgtatgtattttacttACTTTTACATGCATGACTTTGATTTCAGCTTCCAACCTTTTCCGCTCCTCAACCTCTCGATTGTACTTTTCCTGTAGGTCACTTATTTTTGAGTCTGAAAATTAAATTACTACAGTTTTACAGTGTGTTGCATTCATTCTGAACTGCATTTTTGCTTTCTGTAACTCATATCTTACCCTGTTGCCAATGATTAGGTGTCGCAGGGGTGGCAAATGCTTTCTGTGGCGTACTAAACTGTTGGATTTctgaaacttgtgaagtttgggaCCGTTCCAATTCATGCTTGTACCTGAATGCAATAGATACAATTAAGCCAGGATGAGTCTTATTTGGctagtttaaaaatatgttaaaaaataatgatataattttgACAGCTTATGCACAATGTAAAGTATTAAACACTGTCCACTTACTTTTTGACCTCTTGTTCTAGTCTATCAATCTGCTTCTTGCATGACTTGAGTTGACCTTCCAGATAATTCACCTGTTGCTCCTTAGTTTGGATGTCATGCGTAAGTTTCTGTCTAGACTTTTCCAGACCTTCACAAGATtctactaaagtctgattttccCTCTTAAGGGCAGATGCTTCACTTTTCTCACGGTCCATCTGTAgggaaatataatatacaagtgaTGCAAATTTAATTGCATTCATTAAGAGGCTAAAGAGGAAATCTACTCCACTGCTTCTCAGGTAACTGACCTTTTGCctctgtttttgtaatgtagcttcAAGGGAATCCAGCTGAAACTGTTTCTGTTGTCTCTCCTTCTTTAACTTGTCAAGTTGGCCTTCAATCTCTTGGATCTTTTGTAAAGCCTTTGCAGGAAGGCCATCCTTCCACTCTTCTACAGCCCAGCTCATGTTTACTGAAAAAGCTGTGTTGCTCCTCAAAGACACAATGGCATGCTCtgaaaaatgcaataataaaaatgcaattctgTAAACCCCACAATCAAGCAGATGAAACATTATAGAATCATATAAGATCATATAATACCATAGAGAggaattacaatacatttatttatgtgacaGAGTTTACATGTCACAAGAGTTCACAAgtacataaaatgtattgtaacaattacttaaaacagaaaaactataggtATCATCAGGATATGTAATGCAATCTTTTTGTACACTTCTATCAAGTGAAATGCGCAAATACCCTCAGGATCTTTCGtttctataattaaaaaataactagatGCACAGTTGTTAGGCATTATAAAAGagttgtatttaatatataaaataaacatgagaCGGTTATTACTACACAGTGATATAAATGACAGACATCATCTCGAGGTTGGTTTTAACACATCGATCAAATAAATTTATTACGACCAAAACTTTAGACATATTCCACTCTCAATtctacaaaaattatattatcttaCCAGAACTAAAGTTAGAACCCCTCACGTTAACTCTGCGAGTTCCCAAAGGTTCTTCTTCTCGTGTTCTTCAGTTATTGTTAGAGCAGAAAATTCAAAGAGCTCAACATCGTTGTTGACTGAATGCTGCGTCGTCATTGGCGCGCTTGACAAATGACGTAAGAATATATCGAGCTCTGATTGGACACCCCTATCCTTTCGAATTTAACTCCAccctttattttctatttaattatttcgGAGAAATGAATAATAGGGTGGATCAGTTCTGTTATGTTTTCGTCCGAACTGCAGAAAAGAACTTGGAGACAAATATACGCATCAAATGAATTCATCCTCTTTCTTTAATATTCCtatttattaaaggaaaactCTTTTAATCGTTCTTGTCTGTATTATTGTTGGCTTTGAGCAAACTGGTGATCATAATAAATGCACCACATATGATTTTTGGTTATGTGCAATTATTTCTAATCCCGTGCTGTTATGCACTTCTGAATGGTTACACTTCTGTTCCTGTTTGTCTTCCTGAATGCAGTGATCTGTGGGGAGATGAATGGCACCATACTGCTTCCATAGGGCTCTGCCAAACACGTGCTCTGGGTCTGGCTCATAACAGATGGTATGAGAGCCATATATGGATTTCATCACCATGGTTACTGCCAGGGATGCAACACAGCTTATGTAAAGTCTTATGACAAAAACAATAGCAGATGATGATTACAAGATGTTGGATGCATTTAGTGATACAAagataaatgtgttattttgatgCTGGTTAATACCATGCCTTAATTACATAGTTTGTTTCactaaaaagtgattttatacagttgaaaataaattgtaatcCATACAGTCAGTTTTTGTCTTAAGGAATTTATTACTTTAGTGTCACATAAAAATTTTGCATGTGGCAgactgcataatttttttttttttttttgccatgccaCCTGCCAGTATTGCACAgtactaaacaaacaaatgtttaacaTACAAATAAGCTATAATGAAAGTAACACTATTAAATACTATGCACTTATTGATTGGAAGTACAATATCTCAAAAGTATCCATGATATATTTTCATCAGCGCAAAACTATCCATGCAAACAGAAAAGTAAAACAGAATCAGTGATCCGAGTCCTTCGCATTATTgagaatatataaatgatttacattcGTTAGCTATTGAAAACAAGAATATTGTTGCTACATGAgggcaaaatattgtttaaaaaccTGGCATATATTGATATGATTCTTAATTCTTAGCCCTTCTTCACAGAAAACAGTGCAGCACATTTGTTAAAATTGCAAACAATACAAGCAACAACATATTTCAGACTATTTCAGAATCTAtttacaaacctaaaaataatttaaatgacatCTCAGATGAATAGACGATTTTGACATCACTCTGTTTTAATATTCCAAGGAGAGGTATAAGACACATGCCAGTGTTTGATGCATATTCCTCCATGTGTTCCCATTATTTCTGCTCTTCCATTTCTTTCTTAATCTCAGTGATGTACGGGTGGTCTTTACCGTGGGCAACTTCCATGATTGCAAGAGCCTGTGACAAATTCATCCACAACAATCTGTAAAGCCTAAATGTGCCCCAAAATATCTACAGTGATTACTATTTtgcatttagattttaaaagggACACCCACATCTAcaactgaattattattacattagcaCCGCTGACACCTTACCTTCTTTAAAGCTTTAACTCCTCGTGTTCTCTTCTCAAGTCCTAGGTACAATCTTCCAAGTTTCAGGTACATAGAAGCCACATTCAGTGAGTAAGGAGGGTAGTGCACACTAGAAAGATATATGCAATGAATACTACTAATAAAGTGGACACACTAGGAGTTCATTATTAttcaacttttaaaatgtaaataatgtaaataaatgtaaaaagacatTTAGAGAGGAAATGCACTGAACCCAGCATTACCTGTAGGGCTGGATAATTTTCTCGCCATATTTCATCGCTCCATCCCAATCCTGCATATACAGACAGACTCCCATTGCCTGATACATCATGTGCAGCATGTACACATTGGTTTCGGCAAAGACTGAACCCATTTTCTCCAGGCTTAGTTCACAGATTTCCAGCAGTTCACTGGGGGGTACTTAGCAGTCAAGGAACTTTTAGTCAAACCCACAAAACCACCACTTCAAGATACTGTATATATGcccaattacaaagaaattaagggtctgtaatttttatagtaggtttattttaatggatggagacagaatatcaaccaaaaaatccaaataaaaaaaataaaaaaaacattatataaagcagggataggcaactctggtcctggagggccactatcctgcagagtttagcttcagccctcataaaaactcacctgcctgtatctatctagtaatcccgaaaacactgattgccttgttcaggtgtttaattagggtttgagctaaactctgcaggacagtggccctccaggaccgaagttgcctatccctgatatatttttttttatttgttttgaatgttagtaagtgaaataagtatttgatcccctaccaaccagcgaGAATTCTgactcccacagattggttacgtgcccatgtggaacacagattagtacTGCCACTAATGTCTCCTAATGTcctactcctaatgtcagctcgttaggtgtataagaccacacaatctgtatcttccattccaacctctcaccatgggcaagaccaaagagctgtcaaaggatgtcagagacaagactgtagatctgcacaaggctggaataagctacaagaccatcagcaagaagcttgacgagaaggagacaactgttggtgcgattattcggaaatggaagaaatacaaaacaaccatcaatcagccTCGATCTGGAGCtctgtgcaagatcttgcctcatggggtaaggatgatcatgagaaaggtcagggatcagcccagaactacacgggaggagcttgttaatgatcttaaggcagctgggaccacagtcaccaagaaaaacattggtaacacactacgccgcaatggactgaaatcctgcagtgcccgcaaggtccccctgccCAAGAAGGCATatgtacaggcccgtttaaagtttgcctaagaacatctaaatgattcagagaaggcttgggagaaagtgctgtggtcagatgagaccaaaatttagctctttggcattaactcgactcgccgtgtttggagagagagaaatgctgactatgaccctaAGAACagcatccctacagtcaagcatggaggtggcaacattatgctttggggctgtttttctgctaagagtacaggacgacttcaccccattgaggggcaaatggacgaggccatgtactgtaaaatcttggacaagAACCTCCATcactcagccagaacactgaagatgggtcatggatgggtcttctaGCATAACAATGACACGAAACATACCGCCAAGTTGCcaagccagtctccagacctcaatcctatagaaaatctgtggagggagctgaaacttcgagttgcaaaacaacagccaagaaaccttacagatcctctctaaatctttAAAGCGAAGTGGACCAAAATCCCTACTGAGATGTGTGCAAAGCTGGTGCCCAGCTACAAAAAATGTCGTACCTCTCtgcttatttcactcactgaaatgtaaatcaatttctaacctttatataaagtgttttttttctggattttttggttggtattctgtctctatatgcTAAAATAAatctaccataaaaattacagacccttcattcttttgtaagtgggcaaactacaggggatcaaataaatatttcccccactgtaAGATGTAAaatttttccttctggagcatcagtgagcatttgcaccttctgtaatagttgcatatgagtccctcagttgtcatcagtgtgaaaagatggatctctaAATCATAGTCATTGTTGGAATGGgttcaaaaatacacaaaaatgctgaaaaaccaaagaatttgtgggacctgaaggatttttctgaagaacagagggcagtttaactgttcaggacaaacaaggtactcatgaacaactatcacaaaaatggaaaaaaaaagaatttgttggaacagctgtggatcatccaggtaacaacacagtattaagaatc
The sequence above is drawn from the Cyprinus carpio isolate SPL01 chromosome A17, ASM1834038v1, whole genome shotgun sequence genome and encodes:
- the LOC109064692 gene encoding LOW QUALITY PROTEIN: centromere protein F-like (The sequence of the model RefSeq protein was modified relative to this genomic sequence to represent the inferred CDS: substituted 1 base at 1 genomic stop codon) → MSWAVEEWKDGLPAKALQKIQEIEGQLDKLKKERQQKQFQLDSLEATLQKQRQKMDREKSEASALKRENQTLVESCEGLEKSRQKLTHDIQTKEQQVNYLEGQLKSCKKQIDRLEQEVKKYKHELERSQTSQVSEIQQFSTPQKAFATPATPNHWQQDSKISDLQEKYNREVEERKRLEAEIKVMHVKLLNQSAVSHKDIARQQAGSSVFPWQQDQTHSHQSLTVMETPSRRRNGPSGMSWSYDDTPLKPHQQFTSSTQNDTAGSQQMEQLKNINQDMRSRVSELELRLHAQEKEMKNQINKFSEIQSQLEMARKDLAEKDKLLSKSRDELTKTTGQYEQSVSKCSSLEMKLKQVTEEMNCQRHNAESMHRSLEQKIKDQERESQKELAQLQSSHQALDQQFNQVKNKMSMEIQQAKKDYNVMQSDMDKVTALKNRLEKDLEELKQKLLRSEQALQASQVKETELKKKFDEMQREKNTLSCQLDQGMKSVKQLEVEKQNIEQNLVKSRTMVDDLKVKTQTQSEELTELRKKLDRQSESSAQELENAKKTLAETEAMNMKTQAELQKLVDEVELKAKKICVMEKENEDLKMTSSSCQKEVAEMKKDYEALLQWKTEKEQLINNTESNREEMLRKIEDLESDKAKLSDAHDGLQKRMQDLENEKICLSGQIDSLKGELLVKCVELEEKGRVYEELQQQFSETHQKHNKEVDNLKQQITLMQEHVSELEAKLHQKTSKVEGLEKTHCQLLAEYESACVLAKSKDSIIEMNRTEIEHLQETFALQEQELEKFKEEKNMLAKECEDRLVQNKELEQEKLNVETSLQEVLKKIALLESDIKSQKDLNADVLGKYDDLSKVKEDLAEKVSLVEKREKDLIHEVESLLQKNKSFCSLEEQYNCLFSEAEESRSSLEKVKELQVQTAMELENHKAIAENLAEGIEQERRKASSLEHDNAQLKMKQQEVENKANDLAEKYESLQNFHDVVCQEKENLLKQVSEMTGALAEKDAMAEKIVFIQTELEASNHLSTTLKDSLESFQKRFDSSVEQNLSLEKNLQGISEEKVLLETSIKNLTERHNKESEVHVFEIETHLKKQKSLEEQITVLEAELQSKYVEAKNASEKLEEAALEKVKLKEDLDLSKDQLREVTDSYQNVAKELQDLKQSASPHEQEIESLKTTLADLKSQEAAKSYEIESLKGKVQEAQSEQAKLLEALNEKNINMSKIKVQLEMLQMDLEDNESCINSFDAQVEALQGNISVLEAKLCESEAQRSILQSELESIKEDYAKSALEASQLSACLEETQKEQQSSSALVAELESLRVTHETLKVSLEQENCKQANLEAIYNKNVKLESDIQKLKADAQNSLEQIDKLKQANNSLVSQIKEQQTYIEQLQTEKILAANSDAETLENEQTANENNQVICEMPFANTSILPLEGEHLDSQEEAQTFSLSDEDDKHIPLKEQMQNKSRELEEITHVLKETVRTMEEQTEVKIEQLKLQHAEELLRMEEQMLSIKNELKAKLKEEKQHTEILSSQLKATMQQMQELDLASSSLLATKTSREIEKTTNEAQENIMHQPEQSDSTPDISPESEKSHVEFETLKETLRTPETDLAHLQSQFEVLESELAVRKDLCSDLEGKIQEIEIENTKSTDKLMSITQENKELNNHIGELTEEIDSLRLQLQTSKCQLSDVIEMMESLEMAKGEWDEKFFQIESELKRVRSEKANLEKHILSMEADIEEIQEQKQKQAAELEAAKRTNCSLEQQLNITMAEGGRLKEELILCADERESENLSLMKWKEKAELLEKRETNTRELIKELEEDIRIGKRQNKVTANQIDALLKEKEQLIQQSQNLENTVALLNEDNKKLLSELNSLKNNENFASRESENMSSKIHSLEHENIRLEQSLELSLLEKAEIASRLFSTQEEVVQMRQGTEKLKVQIESDEREKNHTSQLLKAAQRKADVLQDNIEKFEREKEFSDQNLEDAILQAEMAKDELEEVQAKTQELTKKIEEMVSELKDLKEEKYKLEQELQQKNNLIDELQLSNQAATEKLKSVEEATVDHLQMIEDFQSKVGSSNQSLLKDFENKQQELRKENTRLQSQIAELQALSSIQEERDELKKDTVELQSTIAQLKETTQMQSTEMEVLQTSVTSLENNIQQLESQLDAVKLMNSELTEKLNALHESSLHLQTQHLEELCEAKERENGLEINQNLLTCQLQESQKQIETYKVSLXKMTKKKEYIQKNIAHIQEIHDVQIKEINKGHEESLKHVQQQHEMELNKLKEEIMAAEEKAAQYLSDFSSFKSQNADVDSTLKELQNQLEHYEKEKTELDSKVVRLSKEKDSAMSKISLWMKSCKQLESEKEALQEELQQQGQQIAALQASQKQGDAGSSDGLQEELQDLKEALEEKSREADESMDRYCNLMVKVHKLEETNESLKNQLKQLSTQTKTPKNRRSLRSEKSDLENSKPVEDKANVPAGKRLRAADDTPDKAQEALHSITKRLKAAAATPKATLDDEDFRPERLPQLVQKGFADISVGEKSPFIIRRTTVQRCSPRLVAQKTAAQQSSVLAECPLQISKQTAEGKMSKTLQVPKAIQSNAAVLSPLTNSPQQNSCESPAPSTEQKISRRSRGFKKTPEKQERVSASPKQNDNCQVQ